The following proteins come from a genomic window of Aspergillus oryzae RIB40 DNA, chromosome 4:
- a CDS encoding PMF1/NNF1 family protein (predicted protein) — translation MAEDNSNNLNPSRQDASPSPPPPAPVPLTPGPRATVLQKTFNQALLRTLRANSYANFSGCFPTPAKHVPASLESVWRQLNAKLEESARAEFEDIIHERDAIRQLNELDRLMGEARHRRDRGQGQGDVAPHTLTPEELYRARLAPHLQEAQTALNENIESTQNQNVALSQRVQSQRSEIEDLLSSLESVVADLEGAATAATQFSAENNLRKEALQMEEEVKARSDI, via the exons atggccGAAGATAACAGCAACAATCTCAATCCCTCCAGACAAGACGCTTCGCCCTCTCCGCCCCCACCAGCGCCAGTCCCTCTAACACCCGGCCCGCGCGCTACCGTGCTACAGAAGACATTCAACCAGGCATTGTTGCGTACACTGCGAGCAAATTCCTATGCCAACTTCTCCGGGTGCTTTCCCACCCCTGCGAAACATGTTCCGGCGAGTCTAGAGTCGGTTTGGAGACAGCTGAATGCGAAGTTGGAGGAAAGTGCAAGGGCTGAGTTCGAAGATATCATACACGAAAGAGATGCGATAAGGCAGTTGAATGAGTTGGATAGGTTGATGGGGGAGGCAAGACATAGGAGAGATCGTGGACAGGGACAGGGGGATGTTGC GCCCCATACGCTGACTCCAGAGGAACTATATCGCGCACGTCTTGCTCCGCATTTGCAGGAAGCTCAAACGGCTTTGAATGAGAACATAGAGTCTACCCAGAACCAAAACGTGGCGTTGTCTCAGCGGGTCCAGTCTCAGAGATCAGAGATTGAGGATCTGCTGTCAAGCCTTGAGTCTGTGGTTGCAGACTTGGAGGGTGCTGCGACAGCTGCTACGCAGTTTAGTGCGGAGAACAATCTTCGCAAGGAGGCTTTacagatggaagaagaagtcaaagctAGATCGGACATATGA
- a CDS encoding uncharacterized protein (predicted protein) translates to MPKPKSLLKDSKAKNKRKTTQQAPETADEFLAVGVEQEEAGEKWRAGDAAKSMRFFMRAIATYDNGLKKYPHAFDLAYNKARVQYEITQHPKLAAQLPAPLADILNITLQSHREALNLDQDNADALFNTAQVLTSLAEVVTDTKHPSDTQLCRAVKYLQEAIELFQRCLIIQEMRYTEMQEQIKLMESGNVGPREEEMQEQTMQESTENAGESRPSDQQEQWAAVIEPVTKDTLVDTAVAQLETLTTLCNLLTFNPGVGLGWVEESSADLLQEKISAYVEGSSRHYEASLARAKFTCALNEVLYRSGRIDVETYQTEIAHVFGPDLDLSADPEGLCSKADALTSFNTAVTDLPPSHDHEVFKNSLILRWQSLSAALDALTKASKLPDADNLPRIHVARGDVEMNRWRLGMSPWEYTMAQQNATVLLRNAQTYYRGAAALARRDGNADEERDGTCKEALAAALEGQKDKLQQLKATAFKELMIVAKDVVDDGWVSPRDMEALLS, encoded by the exons ATGCCGAAGCCAAAGTCTCTTCTGAAAGACTCCAAAGCtaagaacaaaaggaaaaccacTCAACAG GCTCCTGAGACTGCAGATGAGTTCTTAGCTG TTGGCGTCGAACAGGAAGAGGCTGGCGAAAAATGGCGAGCTGGTGACGCAGCAAAATCTATGCGCTTTTTTATGCGCGCCATTGCAACTTATGATAACGGCCTTAAAAAGTACCCTCATGCATTTGACTTGGCATACAACAA AGCAAGAGTTCAATATGAAATCACCCAGCACCCCAAGTTGGCTGCACAGCTGCCTGCTCCACTAGCAGATATTTTGAACATAACACTACAGTCTCATAGGGAGGCCCTCAATCTAGATCAAGACAATGCGGATGCTCTATTCAACACCGCTCAAGTGCTCACAAGCCTTGCTGAGGTAGTCACGGATACCAAACATCCGTCTGACACACAGCTTTGCCGGGCAGTCAAATACCTGCAGGAGGCAATAGAGCTCTTCCAACGTTGTCTCATCATTCAAGAGATGCGTTATACTGAAATGCAGGAACAGATCAAATTGATGGAGTCTGGAAATGTGGGTCCACGCGAGGAAGAAATGCAAGAGCAAACCATGCAGGAAAGCACAGAGAATGCAGGTGAATCGAGGCCTTCTGATCAACAAGAGCAATGGGCTGCTGTGATTGAGCCAGTGACCAAGGATACCCTCGTCGACACAGCGGTGGCACAGTTGGAGACGCTCACAACTCTCTGCAACTTGCTTACCTTTAATCCCGGAGTCGGACTTGGTTGGGTTGAAGAATCCTCTGCAGACTTGCTCCAAGAGAAGATCTCTGCATACGTTGAGGGTTCTAGCAGACACTACGAAGCATCTTTGGCCCGTGCCAAATTTACCTGCGCTCTGAACGAGGTGTTGTACCGAAGCGGGCGAATCGATGTTGAAACTTATCAAACAGAAATCGCACATGTCTTTGGTCCTGATCTAGACCTCTCTGCGGACCCCGAAGGCCTCTGCAGCAAAGCAGATGCGCTCACGTCGTTCAACACGGCCGTTACGGATTTGCCTCCCTCGCACGACCATGAGGTGTTTAAAAATTCACTAATTTTGCGGTGGCAATCGCTATCAGCTGCTTTGGATGCCTTGACGAAGGCTTCCAAACTTCCTGATGCAGATAACCTGCCCAGAATTCATGTTGCACGAGGAGACGTAGAGATGAACAGGTGGAGACTCGGCATGTCTCCGTGGGAATACACCATGGCTCAACAAAATGCCACTGTTCTCCTCCGGAACGCTCAAACATATTATCGAGGCGCCGCAGCTCTCGCACGCAGAGATGGGAATGCAGACGAAGAACGTGATGGAACATGCAAGGAAGCCCTGGCAGCCGCTTTAGAAGGCCAGAAAGACAAATTGCAACAGCTCAAAGCCACCGCATTTAAGGAGCTTATGATCGTTGCAAaagatgtggtggatgaCGGGTGGGTAAGCCCCCGGGATATGGAAGCACTACTGTCGTAA
- a CDS encoding uncharacterized protein (predicted protein) has protein sequence MARHHSLDSERPIMAPSTRASKRFSTVSGNPSIASSGTIGSLPSGDPRLAEFHHLRDGLERLENKPLQKQRFVPTPEKSDNLSKLALSAKVERALDRRMTGQDAIMRKPVLNEKAAAESTSS, from the exons ATGGCTAGACATCACTCGCTTGATTCTGAGAGACCGATCATGGCCCCTTCC ACTCGAGCGTCGAAAAGATTTTCGACCGTAAGCGGGAACCCTTCGATTGCTTCGTCAGGCACCATTGGAAGCCTACCAAGCGGCGATCCTCGTTTGGCTGAATTCCATCACTTGCGTGACGGACTGGAGCGCCTGGAGAATAAACCTCTTCAGAAGCAACGCTTCGTCCCTACTCCCGAAAAGAGCGATAACTTGAGCAAGCTGGCGCTGAGTGCGAAGGTGGAACGAGCACTTGACCGGAGAATGACTGGCCAGGATGCTATCATGCGCAAGCCAGTTTTGAACGAGAAGGCCGCTGCTGAATCTACAAGCTCGTAG